The Methanosarcina barkeri str. Wiesmoor DNA segment GGAGAAGTTGACGCTTATATCCCCTGAGCTAAAGACACAGCGATTTTACGAACGAGTATAGAGTAATCGCAGAGCGGATATGTAGTAGTGATCTTAAGAGGCTACTGCATTTAAGGTTATTTAATTTGAGGTTACCGCAATTGAAAGAAAACAGGTTTCAATTGAAAGATATTGAAAAAAAGGAGGATAATTAGAATTATTGGCTCGCTGAGAAGTGAAAAAATAAAAATAAGAAAGTTGTAAATAAGAAAGTTGTGACCGATAAAACCGGCTCCTTATAGGTGATATGATACCGATTAGAAGCACAGACTATGTAATTTCAATTATGTGAGCCTTCAGACTCCGTATCTTCCGAACTGACAACCGGATATCCTGCATCTGTCCAGGCAATGATACCTCCTACCATATTATAAACCTGGGTATATCCTGCGTTTACAAGCATTCTACCTGCTGTATCACTTCTGCGTCCTGTTCTGCAGTAAACCAGTATTTTCTCTTTAGGTACTTCGTCTATATGAGCTTTAAGCAGACTCTCTGAACTCAAATTTGATCCAAAGGCATTGCTTAAGGGAATTAAGGTCGCTCCTTTAATATGAGATGAGTT contains these protein-coding regions:
- a CDS encoding rhodanese-like domain-containing protein; amino-acid sequence: MNKGNLMYFGSLIFLFLVVFLIFSEQRTEKTSGLEKVSVQEAKEMIEKGDVFVLDVRTPDEFNSSHIKGATLIPLSNAFGSNLSSESLLKAHIDEVPKEKILVYCRTGRRSDTAGRMLVNAGYTQVYNMVGGIIAWTDAGYPVVSSEDTESEGSHN